agcaAAATTGAAAAGTAGCAAAACTAGATAAACATGAAGGGAAAAAGAGAGACTACCAGAAGTAGCTGAGATCTTAAATGTGGCCGGGTCGCCACTGACTACTGGGTTTGGTGATATTTCAATGTTAGTCACCTTGACAGCATAGTCTGCCTTCTTATCTGCATAGATTTTATTTGCAgtcaaataaatataaattagacAAACAAGATAACATAACCTTAAACATATATGAACAAACATGAACACAGGCACTAATGCCACCAGCACTGAAGGTCACACATGACATCACAGATTCACAGTCACCCAAATTTATCTACAATAATAACATAGTGCAATTTGCAACAAGGATTTAATCCCAGAAAAAAAGAGACTTTTCTTATAGAATTCGAAGGAAATGGTCAAATCcgcaaaaaaattaattaagattTGCATAATCATGCGGTAACAGACAGATGAATAATTAAAACAAAGTCCTAATGTTGAAGTGATCAAGATTAACTTCCAGTAATCAGAACAATGAAAAGTCAAAGAGGGAGATGTAGGGGTTTAGCGAGCGTACCGCAGTATTTGAAGGTAACTTTAGCTTGAACGAGAGAAGATGAAAGGAAGAAGATGGATAAGGAGAGAACAAGGTAGAGCTTGGGAAGAAACTGAGACTccatggagagagagagagtgggagGATGAATGAAGAAGGAACACAGGTTCTTGTTGTTGGAACCAAAACGACAGTCACAGACAAATTTCGGATTAGCTGAGGTGTTGGGTTATATACTATTAAACGACACCGTATGTTCCCCAACAAATAGAGCTTTAACATAATGATAACATGTGGCTCTGATAATAATGATATCATCTGAGTTGGATGACTTTCCAAGTATATTCGTTTGTAATATACTTtgttttgatttgatggttTAACACATAgtactatttttattatttatgatGTTTATTTTCTCCTTCTCTATTTTTATTACCTTACTACTTTATATTTgttaaaaatatcatttataGTAATATTAGGTGTtcactagggtggacaactTTAAAATTTGTCCACCGGCATATGATGATGGTGCATGACCAATTTTAAAGTTATTCACTCTAGTGGGCACCATAATACTATTCAGCACCATAATACTATTCATGTGTGTTAACCTACTACAACTAACTTGAACTTttagaataattaatttatttgtaaTATAGTTTCAAGAgtctttttaattatttttcatgtgTAACAAAAAATGTCTTTATAATTAGATGGTCTAGAGGTTAGTTATTGTCTAAATCTCATTCTATCATTTTATTTTCAGCTAGTTGGGCTATATGTGGGTTTTCATGGAGGGTCACGCGATGGTGAAGTGAAATGGTGTGAGTGGTAGAGATATGGGTTCTATGGACTGTGCCTTGGTTGTTGGAGTGGTGAAGTGGAGCAGCATGGCAGAAATACAGTGGCCGCGATGTGGCTTACTCAGAGGTTGTCTTAGCAAGTTTAAGATGGGGTTGTAGCATTTGGGTTGGATGGTTAATTAAGAGCATACTACTAAGCTTACAGAGACACTCATGAATTTGCTTAAACCAAGCTAACAACTTGAAAAGAACAAAACCTAACAGCACTTGAAAAATCATGTATCTATTATTAATTAGCACAATGGTGCAGACAACAAAAATCAGTTATGACATTCAAATTATATAAAGTATTTAGGATGCCAGAATGGAAATTATCCAATCGacaacataaatatataatgcaAGCATTACAGTGTTCACATTCTCAGAATCACTTATCAAATACTACTTATGTTTGAATCAAATAAAGGCTAAAAAACATAAACACTAGCACGATCTTCTCTGATTTTACTTCTGCTACAAAAGTCATCACTGCTGGGCGCATTGTACCCTCTGTGCACCACCAGGcatatcatcatcctcatcatatGCCTCCTGCTGAGCTTGCTGCTCTTTCCTCCTATTCTCCTCTTCCATATTGACATCATGGAGTGTAGTCTCCTCACACTCGTCAAGCTCCATGTCAGTCAATTGTGATGAAGGTTTAGCTGGCAGAGCAGCCTCCAAATCCTTAACCTGATTAGGATTTAGAGAATCAGGGAATTCCACAGTGAAGTGAATGTAAAGCTTCCCCTTCATAAATGGCCTCTGGTACATCGGCATTCCCTCATCATTGATGGCCTTAAATGAATCTACATGcacaccaaaatcaattttttagcaCAACATAAAATAGCCATTTTAATCACACAGCAAAATTGAGGGACAAACAGCTCAGATGTGCATCATTTACATACCAGGCTTTACAACTTCCCCAGGGTTTGATTTGATCAGGAGCTGCCGACCATCCAAGTGAGTGAGCACAAATTGGAAGCCACATAAAGCCTCAGTGAGGGACAGGGTGTGCTCCACAAAGAGGTCTTCAGCCTTTCTTTTGAATTTGGGGTGTTCCTTCAATTGAAGCACAAACACGATATCCCCAGTAGTTGTATCTGGCTGTAAAACACAAACAACTCAGTCATATTAAACTCTATAACTCATGAAACTCAATGTCAGTGACACTAAAACTTTCAACGTACTGCTTCATCAGCTTCACCAGGGAATGTAATCTTCTGCTGGTTCTGCATTCCCTTCTCCACGAAAACTTCAAGTACTTTCTTCTCTTGGGAAACCTTATCACCCTTGCACTGTGGGCAGCGGTCCCTATCATTTATAGTTTCTCCAGTACCCTTACATTCATTGCAAGGATGCTGCATTTGCTGAATCATTGATGGACCTATGTGTCttatagaaaccttcatgcCAGATCCTTGACAACCAGGACACTTCAGGGAGGCCCCGGACTTGGAACCTTTGCTGGAATCAAGTAAAACACAACCGGTAATGTAAGTAATCCTGTCTTAAAAATGGGCAAAAGCTATGCAAAAAGTAAAGAGAGACATTAATAATACACAAAAGACACTATAACTGATCCACTTTAAAAAAAGTCAATACGCTTTTTAATTTGATCAGTTTTTTAGGTGTggatttttgaaagaaaaaaagaaaaaccattCATGAAGAATGTGGTATACAATGTATTCAAAAGAATGTTGCTAGTATTTCGAACAAGTTTAATTTGTGTTTTGAACCGCatatatcataaaaaaaaaaaacttactgcAAAGGTAATTTTTCACTAAAATTTCAACAAAACCAAAATTGTTATAAAACCCACCCATTGCACTTGGAGCATAAGACATTTCTCGAGAGGGAAAGCTTCTTAGCTGCCCCGAGGTAAAGGTCCTCCAGAGAGACCTTAAGAGGGTAAACAACATCTTCTCCACGTCTCTGCCTCCGCCCTCgactaccaccaccacctgtTCACATGAACCAAAAACCCCTTTAAGCTAAACAAACCACACAACAATTAAGTGATGGAAACGAGTCAAAATCCAAAAAACAGCCAATCATTAGTTTAATAATAATCACCTGATGAAAAGGGACTCCCACCAAAGAAAGATGAGAATATGTCAAACGGGTCATGACCCccacctcctccaccacccatTCCTTCCTTAAGTGCATCTTCACCATAATTATCATATATCTCGCGCTTCTCAGGGTCATTCAGAACCTCATAAGCTTGTGCCAACTCCTTGAACTACACCCCAAATAAAAAAACCATCAATTAGATAGAAAACATGTCAACCTCAAGCCTCACCTTACTAGCTTTTGCAATCTCACCACTCCCTACCACTACATTATCAGAATGAAACTATGAATTCCAACTTCTATACAGCACAACTCAAAGTAATTCAGCAACACAGTACCACACTACTCCAAACCCCACCACAAATTCTCCCCACAAACTAAcaaaatttccaatttttcGACAAATTTCAACCCTAAATCAGTCAAAATATCGACAAAACCACAAAACCCCTTTTGCAATCTAAATTAACCACAAAACCCCAAATCAAACAATTAAGATAATTAATCAACCCTAAAACAAACAATTAATCAAAAATAATACTAAAAAACGAAGAAAATTAAGATGAGATTAGCAACCTTTTCAGGATCACCACCCTTATCAGGGTGATTCTTAATGGCGGCTTTCTTGTAAGCTTTCTTCAAATCATCTTGAGAAGCGGTCTTGGAGACACCCAAGATGTCGTAGTACCTGGTGCTGTCACTCTTCTTCGGCGGCGCTCTGCCAAACATCTTCGCCGCGCCGATTGATCGGAATTCGGAAACCCTAGTTGTTCGAAGATGGAACAACACTAGATCCGAAACCGAGAACAGAAGAGGAGAATGAAGTGGAACAAAATCAaagttatttatattttctcttaaataataaataaattttgattcagattaggattttattgacGGTTGTGATTGAGTTTCGAAGTATGGGGCCCGCGTAAGAAGGATCTAgaatttttattttgagttttttggTCAAAAGGTTTATTTTCTTTCTAGTTTAGGTGAGGAAACGAAAGTGTGAAGTGTGAACCATTGGTATGGGGAAGTTTAGTTGAGTAGAGGATCTTGTTGGATTTGGTTTCTGTTATGTGATGTGATGATATCTAAGTGAAATATTGTGTTTATTTTGAAGCAGAATACTTTTAATTATAAAAGAACTTGATCATGTCAAGTTTATTATCTCAATTCTCAAcattgatttgatttttatttattttttaaattattaaacaCATAGTAATTAATGATAAGAGGGTGAAACTTGATATggtcaagttttttttatacatttgaGAAAATTGAagattttctatatttttttaatgaatattTAAAGGGCCTCACATATTTAATACATGTGAAGAAAAATAGATACACAAACCCTATATGATGACAGGTGATAGAGTTTTCATATTAGATTATTTTGATCTTATATGAAATACACACACTCTATctcttttatattaaatatgatgATAAAGTGATTTATATTTAAAGATAAAAAATTCTTATAAAATTCTTATAAATAGAGTGAGAGGGAGTAGCTTTTTCATGATTATTTTCACACTTTTTTGAGCTGTTATCTACaaatattgaataaaaaattaagtgaattatgaaaatgataaagaaattttttttttatcgaaAAAAAACTTCTAGGGTAATGTAGTAAGAGAATATATATTTGTTCCTTACTTGAGTTAATAATTGTAGCTAGTTGAATTACCCGGGTGACCGTTATTATACACTATCTAAAATTTGTGTGATATTATATTTTTGTAatgttttacaatttttttgtttgttcgtccaaaaacagatttttataattttcattgCACAAATATATAAATGTTTGTTAGGAaaaatttttttgttaaattattCTCGCAATTCCGACCTAAGTGTGATGATCGGTTAAAGGTCTACCTAGGACAACGACTCTTATAAATTAAACTCTCGTCCTAAGGATTCAAACAATCACTTattagaaatatatatttaaagttgattttttatgaattttatatattaatatttcttaaaaaatagaTGCATTTAATCACCAAAAAACTTTTGGATAATTATTTTACATAAGATACTTACATTTAAAATCTTGTTAATAATGACTCATTTGATATGTCATATTAAACATGATAGTATAAACGTATACAATACATAATGAGTTTAGCCTgtcaaaaaaaatacataatgagtttagagattaatttctatgcaccgacggtgtaaataagttttacatcatcattcaatcacatccctccattttgttagctcacaattaattttgaatttaataatatctaaaatagaaaatgaaatgtTGTGATttaatgatggtgtaaaactttttacaccgtcggtgcatagaaattaatctcatgagtttatccattgtttgatGCTATTATTGTATTGTATAGACTTATCCCTCAATCTACTtgtatacattaaaatgatggattatttaaatAACATTTTGTTGCTTTTATGTTTTCTTTCAATCAATTGTAGTGtatttcttcatttttatttgCAAGTGCTTCTTACATCACtgttcattcttttttttttttgtcaacatcAATACTCTTTGACGTACGTGTTTAAACTTTCAAATAGCCACGTTTTGATCATTGCTCACTGAAGCATTATTCCTTTGAGTAATCACTAGATGTACTTGAGTTATTTTCAGCTTGAATACTACCCGACGTATTTGAAATCAAACAAGAACTTTCTCTTGTAACTTACCcttgttttattttcatttgcCAATTTTCACGAGTGAGAGttgttttcaaattcaaatcattCAAATTGTTTGTTGAGTGACCTCTTTAATTTGTGACCCTATTGATATCTTCTGTTGAATTTTGGTTATTTTTCAGTTATAGAAAGtcttatgtgaattttttttgagtTGTTATTCCATGTTTAATTATAAAAGTTTGCACTTGAGTGTTGGATTTGGAATTTATACATTTGTTGAATTTCTGGTTAGAGAAATGTTAAAAACACATTCATTTCTTTAAAATGTGTTgtctttttaaaatataaactaATCACAATGAGTGTATTGAAGCGTTTCTTTAAAAAAGTGTATTTCTAGCATTTTTGTGAACatgtttatttttgaaaattattacCAATGTATGGATCAAATCAAactcttaactttttttttgaacaaaatAACTAAATGCTTAAAAAATTTAGTTATCCACCAAAAGTGTTGTTGACTTATTTGTTATATCACCTTAGATTTTGGTTAAGAGTACTCATTCAGTTACACTTGAGTATGCTCTTCAACCACGTTTTTATCCACattcttttttaatttctctATTTTATTTCTATCATATCATATATCTTATTTTGATCTATTCTCTTCTTATATCCACACCTATGTATAGATATGGGAACAAAAcattattattttcatattagaaacacgttttgaaacaaaagaagcCTTAATAATGCATAGTGGTTACCTTTGTGGTTACCTACTTACTACCTTGATAACCAAACAACAACAAGTTGATTAATTAGTACTAGAATAATGATAATGAAGGGGGATTGGATTTGTTAGAGTTAGAGGTGTTCCCGTGATTGACTCCTCTTCCACGGCCCTCACAAGCATATGGATGGGACATACATGTGACAGTGACAATTCCTCAGCGATCCCAATACGACATCGTTTTCTCTGCTCTCCATTTACCCCGGCGCACGATAGTAGACACCTGTCTTCTTTGCCGGCACTTGTTTTTTCCTTCAACCTCTATCATCAATCATGTATTCTAATTTAACAACAACACAAACAAAAGAatcttaaaaacaaaaaaaaaacaacaactaAAGTAAGCTCAAAATCCCATAAAGGTGTTGGATATAGAAactagaaagagagagagagagagagagagagaaattggaactgctttcaagtttcaagtttcaactcaAAGCTGCTGCAGAATTTGGATGAGAAAACGCGGTATTTGATTCAGTGACTCATGAATCAGTGGCTTTAAGTAAAAGGGTATCTGTATCTCCTCCTGCTTTGGATTTAGcttctctctccctctttcATCAGTTTCAGTGTTTCAGGTGAATTCAGCATCAGCTTTACCATCTCTGGATCTGTTCTCCTTTTTTAGCCAATTGGGTTCCTTTTTCTTCCAAAAAGTTTCAATCTTTTTCTTGCAACATTGGATAATTCACACCTGAACTTGGACTTGGACATTGTTCTGTTTTCTTAAGTATGTTGGGATTTTATGTCAAACTGAGTTGATTTAGAAACAACCGAATCATTTATCAATTATCATCTTTGCTTAATGATTGTTATCAATTATCATCGTTGTTATTAGTAGTATGTTTACTTGCCATTATCTCAATTGTTGTGAGATCTGTGACTGTGATGTTTAATTATACCTGGTGTTACAAGCAATGATTCGTGTATGGTATACAATTCCCTGTATATGAGTTGAAAAGACATTTTTGCCATGTCTGTGTGCATCTTATTGATAGAGGTAGGTGTGTGAAGGAACTATGACAGCTTTGCTGGATAGATAAGGGTGAGGAAATATAGATAGTGTTGGATTATtataatgttttcatttttagtaATGTCAATTATTATTTGCTTCTCCACTTGAATGATCAATGATACTATGATATGATTACACAGTATTGTTCTCTGGAACTGGAATAACTTGCTTTTGGATTTCATTAGGTTTTCCATTCACAGCAACCGTCAGTTTTTCTTTTTGACACAAGTCCAGGACAGATGTTTTAGGATGGTTTAGGTTAGGAGAGGGAAGTAAAAGTTCATCCGGGGTTTAACATCACATTGAGAGAACCTTACTTGGCTGGCCTTATGTGGTTTGATGTGAAACTAATGCTTGATCTCCTATAACACCAAATTTGGCTTTGTATTGGTTATTTGAGCTATTCATTACTTGGTCATTCCTATTTCGACTGCAAATATTCTCTGTTTTGCCACCCCCACCCCCATGTCCTGATCAATTGGTAATAAAGGGCCTAGAATCTAATCTAGTGGACTACTGGCATTTTAGAAACCAAGAAATAGCATCAATCATAGCCAATGCAGACTAGGAAGGTCACAAGAAGACCTGGTACTATGGCAAAATTAAATTAGTTGCAACATTTAAGTAACTTTAATCTGTTAAGGGTGTGTTTGTATTGATCTTTTGCTACTTGC
This portion of the Lotus japonicus ecotype B-129 chromosome 3, LjGifu_v1.2 genome encodes:
- the LOC130747079 gene encoding dnaJ protein homolog yields the protein MFGRAPPKKSDSTRYYDILGVSKTASQDDLKKAYKKAAIKNHPDKGGDPEKFKELAQAYEVLNDPEKREIYDNYGEDALKEGMGGGGGGGHDPFDIFSSFFGGSPFSSGGGGSRGRRQRRGEDVVYPLKVSLEDLYLGAAKKLSLSRNVLCSKCNGKGSKSGASLKCPGCQGSGMKVSIRHIGPSMIQQMQHPCNECKGTGETINDRDRCPQCKGDKVSQEKKVLEVFVEKGMQNQQKITFPGEADEAPDTTTGDIVFVLQLKEHPKFKRKAEDLFVEHTLSLTEALCGFQFVLTHLDGRQLLIKSNPGEVVKPDSFKAINDEGMPMYQRPFMKGKLYIHFTVEFPDSLNPNQVKDLEAALPAKPSSQLTDMELDECEETTLHDVNMEEENRRKEQQAQQEAYDEDDDMPGGAQRVQCAQQ